In Tubulanus polymorphus chromosome 2, tnTubPoly1.2, whole genome shotgun sequence, a single window of DNA contains:
- the LOC141898418 gene encoding HEAT repeat-containing protein 6-like — protein sequence MQAMAVEPSFQASESENFKALTSKLACMVYRDDERFKSSLNQILDQLNALEYSMKIVVESDAYGALCQCCMLIPVKHELLVTKACQLIGNLVLRQQIPLNQSTFDLLLEYLVDALHNCHPWALPEILRALGAILYENGPRAHKFHDVLIGDNGILIQLVDTDVKDEDIRRGGIQCMENICMRTAGPDVLADAFVQSCFHKFVDILHTPKSVKTDEITFCRLIVAALKGINNILLWHKTAHVDLIGQLLAALKVYMLYGLPGQAASIASCLHPSPSSILPVIKSNTEPTKPTTSSAQSKNTKKKPKKKRTKKSKEEEDEEEQSVPLNSATDIDIDHSVDSWNQISSSESEVSDTEGGQASKLRSVQAKVRHTSLICLHSVTKVTDKRSMSGYWSHFLPDAPSSSVVPTQTLFTIVLKDMNVKARIGALAVLTALLDGSKPFLAAADDSNQGRTAFTPFSSTLGAMIKEIHRCLLLGLSSENASLTITQLIKCLSTLVQNVPYHRLKPGLLSRAVRQVKPFLHHRDPNVRVGCLTFLGSVVSVQVPLVEVCHIVQASRPATGESNSYTPKGKNSDTDIDASQNQPATLNSGETTPIRGSSGCSTPTTSSRDSGCSSWLVKLCINSVLAENNSMNTVEARPVRLEALQVLSNLVKGYFPTVRDDFAVLRDVGVSCLEGKEPAIQLHGAKLLEELGNVLLPPTPDKENKKLSGINEDLVLDFWQRILNGPLQGVLQHATHQTLRATCCDCISTIGAPIFQQLPIDKRLLCITLLLGLISDEDKNVRGAALRALGIYVLFPCLREDVSFVADVANGLLIAMGDDTISVRAKAAWSLGNLSDAICANKDNDDEMFLEDFSDMLLLKIISVATKGSQDSDKVKCNAVRALGNLLRYMPDRCIEKSNFQEAVSQAIQSLTKNVATGTMKVRWNACYALGNMFKNDLLPLGSAQWTDTVFSTLCAVVKDCKNFKVKINASLSLSIPRYRKSYGNPESFGRIWIALADALLSSEMIEDFAEYKYKNNLLEQACGSLVHLACLLDTNDVLILSQVLLSQTDHLLMYMDKYKHILLNSNAASLEKEEKLKQAFDTILRLNDSVGTEDKMKGLLDILAVCFKPLEKSSVVMDEDGLVANDLTSKRSGTLSFREVYD from the exons ATGCAAGCAATGGCTGTGGAACCTAGTTTTCAGGCTTCAGaatctgaaaattttaaaGCATTGACTTCAAAATTGGCTTGTatggtttaccgagatgacgagCGATTCAAGAGCAGTTTGAATCAAATATTGGACCAACTAAATGCATTAGAATATTCCATGAAAATTGTGGTTGAGTCG GATGCTTATGGTGCCCTCTGTCAGTGTTGTATGCTTATTCCAGTAAAACATGAATTATTGGTGACGAAAGCCTGTCAGTTAATCGGTAATCTAGTGTTACGACAACAG ATTCCATTAAATCAAAGTACATTTGACCTCTTGTTGGAGTATCTTGTCGATGCATTGCACAACTGCCATCCGTGGGCCCTGCCTGAAATATTAAGAGCTTTGGGAGCTATCCTTTATGAAAATGGCCCAAGAGCTCACAAG ttCCATGACGTTCTTATTGGTGATAATGGTATTTTAATACAACTTGTTGATACAGATGTCAAAGATGAAGATATCAGACGTGGAGGAATTCAATGTATGGAGAATATATGTATGAG AACTGCTGGTCCAGATGTTTTAGCTGATGCTTTTGTTCAAAGTTGTTTCCATAAATTTGTGGATATATTGCACACCCCAAAAAGTGTTAAAACAGATGAAATAACGTTCTGTAGA TTGATTGTTGCAGCACTAAAAGGCATCAATAACATCTTACTATGGCATAAGACAGCTCATGTTGATTTAATTGGACAATTATTGGCAGCACTCAAG GTTTACATGCTGTATGGTTTGCCTGGACAAGCTGCCTCCATTGCTTCATGTCTGCATCCATCTCCATCGTCAATTCTGCCTGtcataaaatctaatactGAGCCAACGAAACCAACAACCTCATCTGCTCAATCGAAAAACACCAAGAAAAAACCTAAGAAAAAGCGCACCAAGAAATCAAAGGAGGAAGAAGATGAAGAAGAACAAAGTGTTCCTTTGAATTCAGCTACAGATATAGATATCGATCATTCAGTTGATTCATGGAATCAGATCAGCAGTTCTGAATCTGAGGTTTCTGATACGGAAGGTGGCCAAGCATCAAAGCTCAGATCTGTCCAGGCTAAAGTCAGGCATACTTCACTCATTTGCCTGCATAGTGTCACTAAG GTTACGGATAAAAGATCTATGTCTGGTTATTGGTCACATTTCTTGCCTGATGCTCCTTCATCATCTGTAGTACCAACTCAGACTCTCTTTACTATAGTATTAAAGGATATGAATGTCAAA GCTCGAATTGGCGCTTTGGCTGTGCTGACTGCATTGTTAGATGGATCAAAGCCATTTTTAGCGGCTGCTGATGATAG taaTCAAGGTCGAACTGCATTTACACCATTTTCATCTACATTAGGAGCCATGATCAAAGAAATACACCGTTGTCTTCTGCTCGGACTTAGTTCAGAGAATGCATCATTAACTATTACACAATTGATAAAG TGTCTTTCCACATTGGTACAAAATGTTCCATATCACCGATTGAAACCAGGATTATTGAGTCGAGCAGTTCGACAAGTTAAACCATTTCTGCATCATAGAg ATCCTAATGTGAGGGTCGGGTGTCTGACATTCCTGGGTTCTGTGGTCAGCGTTCAGGTGCCATTAGTCGAAGTATGTCATATTGTCCAAGCTTCCAGACCAGCCACTGGTGAAAGTAATAGTTATACACCGAAAGGCAAAAATTCAGATACCGATATAGATGCCAGTCAAAACCAGCCGGCAACCTTAAATTCAGGAGAAACAACTCCAATCAGAGGGTCATCTGGATGCAGTACACCTACCACAAGTTCTCGAGATAGTGGTTGTAGTAGTTGGCTTGTCAAACTATGCATAAATAGTGTTTTAGCTGAAAACAACTCTATGAATACTGTTGAAGCACGTCCAGTGCGACTTGAGGCACTCCAAGTTCTCAGTAATCTGGTGAAAGGATATTTTCCTACTGTAAG GGATGATTTTGCTGTGCTTCGAGATGTAGGTGTGAGCTGTTTGGAAGGTAAAGAGCCTGCTATTCAGTTGCATGGAGCTAAG TTATTAGAAGAATTGGGAAATGTGCTGTTACCACCTACtcctgataaagaaaataaaaagttgtCTGGTATAAATGAGGATCTG GTTTTAGACTTTTGGCAGAGGATATTGAATGGTCCATTACAAGGTGTTCTACAGCATGCAACTCATCAGACACTGAGAGCAACCTGCTGTGATTGTATTTCGACTATTGGTGCACCTATATTTCAACAGTTACCG attgatAAACGTTTATTGTGCATAACTCTACTACTGGGACTGATTTCTGATGAGGATAAGAACGTTCGTGGAGCAGCTCTTCGAGCTCTCGgaatttatgttttatttcctTGTTTACGAGAG GATGTGTCATTTGTGGCTGATGTAGCGAATGGATTACTTATTGCAATGGGAGATGATACCATAAGTGTTCGTGCCAAAGCAGCCTGGTCATTAGGCAATCTTAGTGATGCAATTTGTGCGAATAA agataatgatgatgagaTGTTTCTTGAGGATTTTTCTGACATGttgttgttgaaaataatATCAGTGGCGACGAAAGGTAGCCAGGATAGTGATAAAGTTAAATGCAATGCCGTGCGGGCCCTCGGGAACTTATTACGTTACATGCCAGACCGGTGCATAG AAAAGAGTAATTTCCAAGAAGCTGTCTCTCAGGCTATACAAAGTCTAACAAAAAATGTCGCAACTGGGACAATGAAG GTTCGTTGGAATGCATGCTATGCTTTAGGAAATATGTTTAAGAATGATCTACTACCATTAGGAAGCGCCCAGTGGACA GATACGGTGTTCTCAACCTTATGTGCTGTTGTTAAAGattgtaaaaatttcaaagtaaAGATCAATGCTTCATTGTCTCTATCAATCCCAAGATATCGGAAAAGTTATGGAAATCCAGAATCATTTGGTAGAATCTGGATTGCACTCGCTGATGCACTTCTCAGTTCAGAAATGATTGAAGACTTTGCAGAGTACAAATATAAGAATAATTTACTAGAACAG GCATGTGGTAGTTTGGTACATCTTGCTTGTTTATTAGACACAAATGATGTTCTAATTCTCAGTCAAGTGCTATTGTCTCAGACAGATCATTTGTTGATGTATATGGACAAGTATAAACATATTCTATTGAATTCTAATGCAGCTTCTCTTGAGAAAG AGGAGAAACTGAAACAAGCCTTTGACACAATTTTACGACTTAATGACAGCGTAGGAACTGAGGACAAAATGAAAGGTCTATTAGACATTTTGGCTGTGTGCTTCAAACCATTAGAGAAAT CATCGGTCGTCATGGATGAAGATGGGCTGGTTGCAAATGATCTTACGTCCAAACGTTCTGGAACACTGTCATTCCGAGAAGTATACGATTAA